The following coding sequences are from one Geothrix sp. window:
- a CDS encoding flagellar basal body-associated FliL family protein, protein MSDDAAGPKKSPMKLIIIIVVALAVLGGGGFGTMLFLKKRAAAKAAEAVEAVEAEKAKTEGSAAEGAPGGEAAHGAEESDDCGDTGEKKEGGGHGGPEAAPVMVLTRTVNLMGPRRNAFLRCELNILFCDTELGKLVSGEKPSPEKSLIQSIVLGTLSGKSVEEASDAESREALAKEMKDKLNEQFKPHPPKPGEKEDPKHKKPKRPIKSVLIVDWAIQQ, encoded by the coding sequence ATGTCCGACGACGCTGCCGGCCCCAAGAAGAGCCCCATGAAACTGATCATCATCATCGTGGTCGCCCTGGCGGTCCTAGGTGGTGGTGGCTTCGGCACCATGCTGTTCCTCAAGAAACGCGCAGCCGCCAAGGCCGCTGAAGCCGTTGAAGCCGTTGAAGCCGAAAAGGCCAAGACCGAAGGTTCGGCCGCCGAGGGCGCCCCGGGCGGCGAGGCTGCCCACGGCGCCGAGGAATCCGACGATTGCGGAGACACGGGCGAGAAGAAGGAGGGCGGCGGGCACGGCGGCCCCGAGGCGGCTCCGGTCATGGTCCTGACGCGCACCGTGAACCTGATGGGGCCGCGGAGGAACGCCTTCCTCCGCTGCGAGCTGAACATCCTGTTCTGCGATACCGAGCTGGGCAAGCTGGTGTCCGGGGAGAAGCCTTCGCCTGAAAAGAGCCTCATCCAGTCCATCGTGCTCGGAACCCTGTCGGGCAAGAGCGTGGAGGAGGCCTCCGATGCCGAGTCCCGGGAAGCCCTGGCCAAGGAGATGAAGGACAAGCTGAACGAGCAGTTCAAGCCCCATCCCCCCAAACCGGGCGAGAAAGAAGATCCCAAGCACAAGAAACCCAAGCGGCCCATCAAGAGCGTGCTCATTGTGGACTGGGCCATCCAGCAATGA
- a CDS encoding FliM/FliN family flagellar motor switch protein, which produces MAKRGERIEGDRVLSFEQVVAEVMPFIDTPLRLEIQLGQARMTIRDLLDLEPGSLVELKKSAGEPMDVLCKDRVLIRGEVTVLEDSLGLRVTEIVDSDRRV; this is translated from the coding sequence ATGGCCAAGCGGGGAGAGCGGATCGAGGGCGATCGCGTGCTCAGTTTCGAGCAGGTGGTGGCTGAGGTCATGCCCTTCATCGACACGCCCCTCCGGCTGGAGATCCAGCTGGGCCAGGCGCGGATGACCATCCGCGACCTGCTGGACCTGGAACCCGGTTCCCTGGTGGAACTCAAGAAGAGCGCCGGTGAACCCATGGATGTGCTCTGCAAGGACCGGGTGCTCATCCGGGGTGAGGTGACGGTCCTGGAGGACAGCCTTGGTCTCCGGGTCACTGAGATCGTGGATTCCGACCGCAGGGTCTGA
- a CDS encoding bifunctional hydroxymethylpyrimidine kinase/phosphomethylpyrimidine kinase produces the protein MDATRPSAVPLALCLGGMDPSGGAGLLRDALTLAELGCQPMAVSLAETLQNGLGCTRIDPPSMDPVARLETLAPHLAGRWGVKLSLCALEATEFRRLCATLRHLAPPLRIWDPILAPSAGVGLHDGGDLRRMAADLLPMGGWVVSPNRGEAAAFAGLPPEAIRSARIEVLTTPWLEAGAVAVWLKGGHAPGDQVQDAWVTADGIQLLEAAPRLPGERRGTGCLLSASWLGLRLQGRDDLMAALESARRLRHRWERACTPGGVGRPMFMPLALFQEAR, from the coding sequence ATGGATGCCACCCGCCCCAGCGCTGTCCCGCTCGCCCTCTGCCTGGGCGGGATGGATCCGTCCGGAGGGGCGGGCCTGCTCAGGGATGCCCTGACCCTGGCCGAGCTGGGCTGCCAGCCCATGGCGGTGAGCCTGGCGGAGACCCTCCAGAACGGGTTGGGCTGCACCCGCATCGATCCCCCGTCCATGGATCCCGTGGCACGCCTTGAAACCCTCGCGCCCCACTTGGCTGGCCGCTGGGGCGTGAAGCTGAGTCTCTGCGCCCTCGAGGCGACGGAATTCCGGCGCCTCTGCGCCACCCTGCGGCATCTGGCGCCACCTCTGCGCATCTGGGACCCCATCCTCGCCCCCAGCGCCGGCGTGGGCCTGCACGATGGCGGGGACCTCCGCCGCATGGCCGCGGATCTGCTCCCCATGGGCGGGTGGGTGGTCAGCCCCAACCGGGGCGAGGCCGCCGCCTTCGCGGGCCTGCCTCCAGAGGCCATCCGCTCCGCCCGCATCGAGGTTCTGACGACCCCCTGGCTGGAGGCCGGTGCCGTGGCTGTCTGGCTCAAGGGCGGCCACGCCCCGGGCGACCAGGTCCAGGACGCCTGGGTCACCGCGGATGGCATCCAGTTGCTGGAGGCCGCTCCACGGCTTCCCGGCGAGCGCCGGGGGACCGGTTGCCTCCTGTCGGCCAGTTGGCTGGGCCTGCGCCTGCAGGGCCGCGACGACCTGATGGCCGCCCTGGAATCAGCCCGGCGGCTCCGGCACCGGTGGGAGCGGGCCTGCACCCCCGGCGGCGTCGGCCGGCCCATGTTCATGCCCCTGGCACTCTTCCAGGAGGCCCGGTGA
- a CDS encoding cation diffusion facilitator family transporter, with the protein MSAEHAEQNHRIRIALLSITAGICILGLKYVAYVLSGSVALKSDAIESIVNVVAAVFALGAVIFAGKPADREHPYGHGKIEHFSAVFEGGLISLAAVFILLEAAKGLIYGVDLKDLGKGLLVNLLAGALNGLLGWFLLTQGRKTRSKALEADGHHILSDFWTTIGIAAGLLAVKLTGIKWFDPVMAMIVGLLLARTGFRLVKESSQALLDMEDPEVLGKVLAAMNAVRTWDIIAIHELRTFRSGRYTHVDVHIVVPEFYPVRQAHDLCESFGVKALKEGAIEGEVHTHVDPCGRLYCDRCPAVECAIRQVPKSAGAAFVLEEAIAEGPA; encoded by the coding sequence ATGTCCGCCGAACACGCCGAACAGAACCACCGGATCCGCATCGCGCTCCTGTCCATCACCGCAGGCATCTGCATCCTGGGCCTGAAGTACGTGGCCTACGTGCTGTCCGGTTCGGTGGCCCTGAAGTCCGACGCCATCGAAAGCATCGTGAACGTCGTGGCGGCCGTGTTCGCGCTGGGGGCCGTGATCTTCGCGGGCAAGCCCGCAGACCGGGAGCACCCGTACGGCCACGGCAAGATCGAGCACTTCAGCGCCGTCTTCGAGGGCGGGCTCATCTCGCTCGCCGCGGTGTTCATCCTCCTCGAAGCCGCCAAGGGCCTCATCTACGGCGTCGACCTGAAGGACCTGGGCAAGGGCCTGCTGGTGAACCTGCTCGCAGGAGCCCTCAACGGCCTGCTGGGCTGGTTCCTCCTCACCCAGGGGCGCAAGACCCGCTCGAAAGCCCTGGAAGCCGACGGCCACCACATCCTGTCGGACTTCTGGACCACCATCGGGATCGCCGCCGGTCTGCTGGCCGTGAAGCTCACGGGCATCAAGTGGTTCGACCCGGTCATGGCCATGATCGTCGGCCTGCTCCTCGCCCGCACGGGCTTCCGGCTGGTGAAGGAGTCGTCCCAGGCCCTCCTGGACATGGAGGACCCCGAGGTGCTCGGCAAGGTGCTCGCCGCCATGAACGCGGTGCGCACCTGGGACATCATCGCCATCCACGAGCTGCGCACCTTCCGCAGCGGCCGCTACACCCACGTGGACGTCCACATCGTGGTGCCCGAATTCTACCCGGTGCGCCAGGCCCACGACCTCTGCGAGTCCTTCGGCGTGAAGGCCCTCAAGGAGGGTGCCATCGAAGGCGAAGTCCATACCCACGTGGATCCCTGCGGGCGGCTCTACTGCGACCGCTGCCCGGCGGTGGAGTGCGCCATCCGGCAGGTTCCGAAGAGCGCCGGCGCGGCCTTCGTCCTGGAAGAGGCCATCGCCGAGGGGCCGGCCTAG
- the dusB gene encoding tRNA dihydrouridine synthase DusB: protein MTFPHSPFRIRDIEVPNRLVMAPLHEITDQPFRKFIREIGGVGLVVSEMISSEALIRHAVKAEKMMAATGERPLSMQISGGRPEALAEGAVLCEAAGADLVDLNMGCPASNVTKGGAGSALLRDIRLAERCVTAMVKAVKVPVTVKMRAGWDASQKDRGEFLDFLRMFEAAGVQALAIHPRTRAQQYEGNADWSIIARAVEAATSYPIIGNGDVNGREDAFRMVEETGCAAVMIGRGALYNPFLFRQILEPGFAVTTEMRIDATLRLFQILLDLLEPREALHKIKKIGAWFTKGVPGGHGFRQNLHAASDPQALMAAIDALRHQAA, encoded by the coding sequence GTGACCTTTCCCCACAGCCCATTCCGGATCCGCGACATCGAGGTGCCCAACCGCCTCGTCATGGCGCCGCTCCACGAAATCACGGACCAGCCTTTCCGGAAGTTCATCCGGGAGATCGGCGGCGTCGGTCTGGTGGTGTCGGAGATGATCAGCAGCGAGGCGCTGATCCGGCATGCGGTGAAGGCGGAGAAGATGATGGCGGCCACGGGGGAACGGCCCCTGTCCATGCAGATCTCCGGGGGCCGTCCCGAGGCCCTGGCGGAGGGCGCGGTGCTTTGCGAGGCCGCGGGCGCGGACCTGGTGGACCTCAACATGGGCTGCCCGGCCAGCAACGTCACCAAGGGCGGCGCGGGCTCTGCCCTCCTGCGCGACATCCGGCTGGCCGAGCGCTGCGTCACGGCGATGGTGAAGGCCGTGAAGGTGCCCGTCACCGTCAAGATGCGGGCGGGCTGGGATGCCTCCCAGAAGGACCGGGGCGAGTTCCTCGATTTCCTGCGCATGTTCGAGGCCGCCGGCGTGCAGGCCCTGGCCATCCATCCGCGCACGCGCGCACAGCAGTACGAAGGCAATGCGGACTGGAGCATCATCGCCCGGGCCGTGGAAGCAGCCACGTCGTACCCCATCATCGGCAACGGCGACGTGAATGGGCGCGAGGATGCCTTCCGCATGGTGGAAGAGACCGGCTGCGCCGCCGTGATGATCGGTCGCGGGGCCCTCTACAACCCCTTCCTGTTCCGCCAGATCCTGGAGCCGGGCTTCGCGGTGACCACGGAGATGCGCATCGACGCCACGCTGCGGCTCTTCCAGATCCTGCTCGACCTGCTGGAACCCCGGGAGGCCCTGCACAAGATCAAGAAGATCGGCGCCTGGTTCACCAAGGGCGTGCCCGGCGGCCATGGCTTCCGCCAGAACCTGCACGCGGCCAGCGATCCCCAGGCCCTCATGGCCGCCATCGACGCCTTGAGGCATCAGGCGGCCTAG
- a CDS encoding ABC transporter substrate-binding protein codes for MFTLRRCLMAGKAGAQSTTTLVRMAHSALQCVLPWTLAFALGATQAPLKPVTLQLKWHHQFQFAGYYAAQQQGYYRDAGLEVKIIEAEPGIDVVQEVVSGRAQFGVGTSALLLSRFRRQPVVVLAAVFQHSPIILVARAGSGIISVQDLPGKRLMIEKQSDELFAYLRKEGVSENTVALVEHTFNPDDLIQGKVDCMSAYLIDEPYFLDKARFPYLTFTPRMAGIDFYGDNLFTSEEELKARPEQVKAFREASMKGWKYAMQHPEELADLIISRYGPRRGREYLLYEAQKMNTLIQPGMVELGYMYPGRWQHIIDTYVELGLLPKGFGMEGFLYEPEAGVRQVNRRLVTVIVLLVGLGVLLGGVALVLFRMSMRLRREIVSREKAEEAMRLEHEGKARLEEQLQQARKMESLGSLAGGIAHDMNNVLGAILGMASASIEDHPEGGHTHRAFAIIIKAAERGGKMVKSLLSFARQSPAERRQLDLNVIIREEVELLERTTLSRVHLEMELEPGLRPILGDASALTQAIMNLCVNAVDAMPAQGTLTLRTRNHGHGWIEVVVEDTGAGMTAEVLERALEPFFTTKAVGKGTGLGLSMVYSIVKAHHGQVDIHSEIGQGTQVSMRFPACEPASEAIETGAESRVQVARLALKVLLVDDDELIQSSTKAILQTLGHDTFTTPDGESALAIIEAGFEPDVVILDMNMPGLGGVGTLPRLRIRLPEVPILLATGRADQAAVSLVEAHKDVTLLLKPFGKKELQENLERLGWG; via the coding sequence ATGTTCACGCTCCGGCGCTGCCTGATGGCTGGCAAGGCCGGAGCGCAATCGACCACGACACTCGTGCGAATGGCCCACTCCGCCCTCCAGTGCGTCCTTCCATGGACCCTGGCCTTTGCTCTGGGCGCGACCCAGGCTCCGCTGAAGCCGGTGACCCTCCAGCTCAAATGGCACCATCAATTCCAGTTCGCGGGCTACTACGCCGCCCAGCAGCAGGGCTACTACCGGGACGCCGGACTCGAGGTGAAGATCATCGAGGCCGAACCGGGCATCGACGTGGTCCAGGAAGTGGTCTCCGGCCGGGCCCAGTTCGGCGTGGGCACCAGCGCGCTGCTGCTCTCCCGGTTCCGGCGGCAGCCCGTGGTGGTGCTGGCAGCGGTCTTCCAGCATTCCCCCATCATCCTCGTCGCCCGGGCGGGCTCCGGCATCATCTCGGTCCAGGATCTGCCGGGCAAGCGCCTGATGATCGAGAAACAGTCGGATGAACTCTTCGCCTACCTGCGCAAGGAGGGCGTGTCGGAGAACACTGTGGCCCTCGTGGAACACACCTTCAACCCCGACGATCTGATCCAGGGGAAGGTGGATTGCATGAGCGCCTACTTGATCGACGAACCCTACTTCCTGGACAAGGCCCGGTTCCCCTATCTGACTTTCACGCCCCGTATGGCCGGGATCGACTTCTATGGTGACAACCTCTTCACCTCCGAAGAGGAGCTGAAAGCACGGCCCGAGCAGGTGAAGGCGTTTCGCGAAGCGAGCATGAAGGGCTGGAAGTACGCCATGCAGCACCCGGAGGAGCTGGCCGACCTGATCATTTCCCGCTATGGCCCGCGCCGGGGCCGCGAATACCTCCTCTACGAAGCCCAGAAGATGAACACGCTCATCCAGCCGGGCATGGTGGAGTTGGGTTACATGTACCCCGGGCGCTGGCAGCACATCATCGACACCTATGTCGAGCTGGGTCTTCTCCCGAAGGGCTTCGGCATGGAGGGTTTCCTCTATGAACCGGAGGCCGGTGTTCGCCAGGTCAACCGTCGGCTGGTGACGGTTATCGTCCTGCTGGTCGGCCTGGGAGTCCTGCTCGGCGGCGTCGCCCTGGTCCTGTTCAGAATGTCCATGCGGCTGAGGCGGGAGATCGTGTCCCGGGAGAAAGCCGAGGAGGCCATGCGCCTGGAGCACGAGGGGAAGGCCAGGCTGGAGGAGCAGCTCCAGCAGGCCCGGAAGATGGAAAGCCTCGGCAGCCTCGCGGGCGGCATCGCCCACGACATGAACAACGTGCTGGGGGCCATTCTGGGCATGGCCTCGGCCAGCATCGAGGACCATCCGGAAGGGGGCCACACCCATCGGGCATTCGCAATCATCATCAAGGCCGCCGAGCGCGGCGGCAAGATGGTCAAGTCCCTGCTGAGCTTTGCCCGCCAGAGCCCGGCCGAGAGGCGGCAGTTGGACCTGAACGTGATCATCCGGGAAGAGGTTGAACTTCTGGAACGGACCACCCTCTCCAGAGTTCACCTGGAGATGGAACTGGAGCCCGGACTGCGGCCCATTCTCGGAGATGCCAGTGCCTTGACCCAGGCGATCATGAACCTGTGCGTCAATGCCGTGGACGCCATGCCCGCCCAGGGCACCCTCACGCTCCGGACGCGCAATCACGGGCACGGATGGATCGAGGTCGTGGTCGAGGACACGGGGGCGGGGATGACGGCGGAGGTTCTGGAGCGGGCACTGGAACCCTTCTTCACCACGAAGGCCGTTGGCAAAGGCACGGGGCTGGGTCTGTCCATGGTCTACAGCATCGTGAAGGCCCACCATGGCCAGGTGGACATCCATAGCGAGATCGGCCAGGGCACCCAGGTGAGCATGCGGTTCCCAGCCTGCGAGCCGGCGAGCGAGGCCATCGAAACGGGCGCCGAGAGCCGGGTTCAGGTTGCCCGGCTGGCGTTGAAGGTGCTGTTGGTGGACGATGACGAACTGATCCAGAGCTCCACCAAGGCCATTCTTCAGACCCTGGGCCATGACACGTTCACGACCCCGGACGGTGAATCCGCCCTTGCGATCATCGAGGCCGGGTTCGAGCCGGATGTCGTGATTCTCGACATGAACATGCCAGGACTTGGTGGGGTCGGCACCCTGCCTCGGCTTCGCATCCGGCTTCCAGAGGTGCCCATCCTGCTCGCCACCGGGCGAGCGGATCAGGCGGCGGTCAGCCTCGTGGAGGCCCACAAGGACGTCACCCTGTTGCTCAAGCCCTTCGGGAAGAAGGAACTCCAGGAGAACCTCGAGCGGCTCGGCTGGGGCTGA
- the rho gene encoding transcription termination factor Rho encodes MATPSQPPPVLSLQGLKELSIGKLADLAKELEIENPLAMRKQELVFRVLQAQAEREGQFFSEGVLEVLPEGFGFLRSPDQNYLAGPEDIYISPSQIRKFNLRTGDTLSGMIRAPKEGEKFFAMLRVDAVNFDPPEQAKERLHFDDLVPLYPKHHLRMERDAQELSTRVMDLMTPLGKGQRALIVAPPRTGKTVLLQNIANSITANHPEVFLIVLLIDERPEEVTDMERSVKGEVVSSTFDEPATRHVQVAEMVIEKAKRLVEHKKDVVILLDSITRLGRAYNTVVPPSGKVLSGGVDSNALQRPKRFFGAARNIEAGGSLTIIATALIETGSRMDDVIFEEFKGTGNSEIVLDRKLSDKRIFPAMDIQKSGTRKEDLLIEPAKLAKIWVLRKILSASGPSESMELLVDRLGKAKTNDEFLANLQEPPARR; translated from the coding sequence ATGGCCACCCCTTCTCAGCCGCCGCCCGTCCTGAGCCTGCAAGGGCTCAAGGAACTCTCCATCGGCAAGCTCGCCGACCTGGCGAAGGAACTCGAGATCGAGAATCCCCTGGCCATGCGCAAGCAGGAGCTGGTGTTCCGGGTGCTGCAGGCCCAGGCTGAGCGCGAAGGCCAGTTCTTCTCCGAAGGCGTGCTTGAAGTGCTGCCCGAGGGCTTTGGCTTCCTGCGGAGCCCCGACCAGAACTACCTGGCCGGGCCCGAGGACATCTACATCTCCCCCAGCCAGATCCGCAAGTTCAACCTGCGCACCGGCGACACGCTGTCGGGCATGATCCGCGCGCCGAAAGAAGGCGAGAAATTCTTCGCCATGCTGCGGGTGGACGCCGTCAATTTCGACCCGCCCGAGCAGGCCAAGGAGCGGCTGCACTTCGATGACCTGGTGCCCCTCTACCCCAAGCACCATCTGCGCATGGAGCGGGACGCCCAGGAGCTGAGCACCCGCGTCATGGACCTGATGACGCCGCTGGGCAAGGGCCAGCGCGCCCTCATCGTGGCCCCGCCGCGCACCGGCAAGACCGTGCTGCTGCAGAACATCGCCAACTCCATCACCGCGAACCATCCGGAAGTCTTCCTCATCGTGCTGCTCATCGACGAGCGGCCTGAAGAAGTCACGGACATGGAGCGCAGCGTGAAGGGAGAGGTGGTCTCGAGCACCTTCGACGAGCCTGCCACTCGCCACGTCCAGGTGGCCGAGATGGTCATCGAGAAGGCCAAGCGCCTGGTGGAACACAAGAAGGACGTGGTGATCCTACTGGATTCCATCACGCGCCTGGGCCGGGCCTACAACACCGTGGTGCCCCCCAGCGGCAAGGTGCTGTCCGGCGGTGTGGATTCCAATGCGCTGCAGCGGCCCAAGCGGTTCTTCGGCGCGGCACGCAACATCGAGGCGGGCGGCAGCCTCACCATCATCGCCACGGCGCTGATCGAGACTGGCAGCCGCATGGACGACGTGATCTTCGAGGAGTTCAAGGGCACCGGCAACAGCGAGATCGTGCTGGACCGCAAGCTCAGCGACAAGCGCATCTTCCCCGCCATGGACATCCAGAAGTCCGGCACCCGCAAGGAGGACCTGCTCATCGAGCCCGCCAAGCTCGCCAAGATCTGGGTGCTCCGCAAGATCCTCAGTGCCAGCGGCCCCAGCGAAAGCATGGAGTTGCTCGTCGATCGTTTGGGCAAGGCCAAGACCAACGATGAGTTCCTGGCGAACCTGCAGGAACCGCCGGCCCGGAGATAG
- a CDS encoding alpha/beta fold hydrolase, which translates to MRPQPTLATLASGLKLHYRVQGNPAGPWLVLLNGLLSDTTMWAGVLPGLADRYRILTFDSRGQGRSDAPLEGPYATAQLAEDAWELFHALGIENPWLIGLSNGSAMSLELLSAHPGAFAGAVLTSAMPRFDFAMSLKAEHWARCLEVGGPLMQFDAVAPFLWGDAFLEARHGVLRAYHQVVTGGGDRPQHGNLHQIRGTLGWDIRERLDRIKTPVLLLSGAEDLLTPPWKCLETARRIPHSRFEVVPGIGHAYPVEDPKGFVARVRAFVDEVQGDLADREF; encoded by the coding sequence ATGCGTCCCCAGCCCACCCTCGCCACCCTCGCCTCGGGCCTGAAGCTGCACTACCGCGTGCAGGGGAATCCGGCCGGCCCCTGGCTGGTGCTGCTCAACGGCCTGCTGTCGGATACCACCATGTGGGCCGGCGTGCTGCCGGGACTGGCAGACCGCTACCGCATCCTCACCTTCGACAGCCGGGGACAGGGCAGGTCGGATGCGCCCCTGGAAGGGCCCTATGCCACCGCCCAGCTGGCGGAGGATGCCTGGGAGCTCTTCCACGCCCTGGGCATCGAAAACCCCTGGCTCATCGGCCTCTCCAACGGCAGCGCCATGAGCCTGGAACTGCTGAGTGCGCATCCCGGGGCCTTCGCCGGGGCCGTGCTCACCAGCGCCATGCCCCGCTTCGACTTCGCCATGAGCCTGAAGGCCGAGCACTGGGCCCGCTGCCTGGAGGTGGGCGGCCCGCTCATGCAGTTCGACGCCGTGGCCCCCTTCCTGTGGGGCGACGCCTTCCTGGAGGCCCGGCATGGGGTCCTGCGGGCCTACCATCAAGTCGTGACTGGCGGCGGCGACCGTCCCCAGCACGGGAATCTGCACCAGATCCGCGGCACCCTGGGCTGGGACATCCGGGAGCGCCTGGACCGGATCAAGACCCCCGTACTGCTGCTGAGCGGGGCCGAGGACCTGCTGACCCCGCCCTGGAAGTGCCTGGAGACCGCGCGGCGGATCCCCCACAGCCGCTTCGAGGTGGTGCCCGGGATCGGTCATGCCTACCCAGTGGAGGATCCCAAGGGTTTCGTGGCCCGGGTGCGGGCCTTTGTTGACGAAGTGCAGGGGGATTTGGCCGATCGCGAATTCTGA
- a CDS encoding SixA phosphatase family protein, which translates to MTTLLLIRHGIAEDPRPGQRDADRALTEEGWVRTRAAMKGLVARGHRPTRGFHSPYRRAAETMTCLQEAAGAFPMESRVDLRPDGQPPQVDLWLRGLTAEAGPGEVLVLIGHQPFLSDLVFHLTGRDVEVKKASCTIIQWEGGTWRFERQYQPSELRG; encoded by the coding sequence ATGACGACGCTCCTGCTCATCCGCCACGGCATCGCCGAGGATCCTCGCCCCGGCCAGCGGGATGCGGACCGCGCCCTCACGGAAGAGGGCTGGGTGAGGACGCGGGCGGCGATGAAGGGCCTCGTGGCCCGGGGCCATCGGCCCACCCGTGGCTTCCACAGTCCCTACCGGCGCGCGGCGGAAACCATGACCTGCCTCCAGGAGGCGGCGGGGGCCTTTCCCATGGAGTCGCGGGTGGACCTGAGGCCGGACGGGCAGCCCCCCCAGGTGGACCTCTGGCTGCGGGGACTCACGGCCGAGGCGGGACCTGGAGAGGTTCTCGTCCTCATCGGCCACCAGCCCTTCCTCAGCGACCTGGTCTTCCATCTGACGGGCCGGGACGTGGAGGTGAAGAAGGCCAGCTGCACGATCATCCAGTGGGAAGGCGGCACGTGGCGCTTCGAGCGGCAGTACCAGCCCTCCGAGCTGAGGGGTTGA
- a CDS encoding DEAD/DEAH box helicase, which yields MTFAALGCSEALLAALAKRGFETPMPVQAQTIQPGLEGRDLLVQSRTGSGKTLAFGLPLLQRLSDARHPQALILAPTRELAQQVGAELHTLVPKLPIASLVGGVAYPPQLKALQQGAQVIVGTPGRVMDHLERGTLDLSRVSMIVLDECDEMLNMGFLEDVETILAKVPAGPQTYLFSATLPAPIAKLAKRFLKDPVQITLAEAGEHAVHADIAHTPVLAPDHQHVRALVNLLLKDQPSSALIFTKTKAQTEEVAEELTVSGLPAAFLHGDLAQATRTRILGQFKEGKLRYLVATDVAARGLDIEGLPLVVHMGIPTQLESYIHRSGRTGRAGAKGTSMALVGWKESRILLAWSRRGGLKLDWRAVPTPAEIRETQATKLLDGIQGSVSPALLHQAAQLLKDADPVRLVAGLLGLVQADQASGFDLPNEPEKKPKSRFDSPRDRKEGGPRPQRTYAERAAARGNERPDSAFSKTRPDGSFKPRSDFEDRPRPYAKPKPEGAERPRKTWEDRPAKPEVKDTPRPWKPSVKPAGKPGPKYGEGPAKPWKKKG from the coding sequence ATGACCTTCGCAGCCCTCGGCTGCAGCGAAGCCCTTTTGGCCGCCCTGGCCAAGCGCGGTTTCGAAACCCCCATGCCCGTCCAGGCCCAGACCATCCAGCCCGGCCTCGAAGGCCGCGACCTGCTGGTGCAGAGCCGCACTGGTTCGGGCAAGACCCTGGCCTTCGGCCTGCCGCTGCTGCAGCGGCTCTCCGACGCGCGCCACCCCCAGGCCCTGATCCTCGCGCCCACGCGGGAGCTGGCCCAGCAGGTGGGCGCCGAGCTGCACACCCTCGTGCCCAAGCTGCCCATCGCCTCCCTGGTCGGTGGCGTGGCCTACCCGCCCCAGCTCAAGGCCCTGCAGCAGGGCGCCCAGGTCATCGTGGGCACGCCGGGCCGCGTGATGGACCACCTGGAGCGCGGCACCCTGGATCTCAGCCGCGTGAGCATGATCGTGCTCGACGAGTGCGACGAGATGCTGAATATGGGCTTCCTCGAGGACGTGGAGACCATCCTCGCCAAGGTGCCCGCGGGCCCGCAGACCTACCTGTTCTCGGCCACCCTGCCCGCCCCCATCGCCAAGCTGGCGAAGCGGTTCCTGAAGGATCCGGTCCAGATCACCCTGGCCGAGGCGGGTGAGCACGCCGTCCACGCCGACATCGCCCACACCCCCGTGCTGGCGCCCGACCACCAGCACGTGCGCGCCCTCGTGAACCTGCTGCTGAAGGACCAGCCCAGCTCCGCCCTGATCTTCACCAAGACCAAGGCCCAGACCGAGGAGGTCGCCGAGGAGCTGACCGTCTCCGGCCTGCCCGCGGCCTTCCTCCACGGCGACCTCGCCCAGGCCACGCGCACCCGCATCCTGGGCCAGTTCAAGGAGGGCAAGCTGCGCTACCTGGTGGCCACGGACGTAGCCGCCCGAGGTCTTGATATCGAGGGCCTGCCCCTGGTGGTCCACATGGGCATCCCCACCCAGCTGGAGAGCTACATCCACCGCAGCGGCCGCACCGGCCGCGCCGGCGCCAAGGGCACCAGCATGGCCCTGGTGGGCTGGAAGGAAAGCCGCATCCTGCTGGCCTGGAGCCGCCGCGGCGGCCTCAAGCTCGACTGGCGCGCCGTGCCCACGCCCGCGGAGATCCGCGAGACCCAGGCCACCAAGCTCCTCGACGGCATCCAGGGCTCCGTGAGCCCTGCCCTGCTGCACCAGGCCGCCCAGCTGCTGAAGGATGCCGATCCCGTTCGCCTCGTGGCGGGCCTGCTGGGCCTCGTCCAGGCCGACCAGGCCTCCGGCTTTGACCTGCCCAACGAGCCCGAGAAGAAGCCCAAGTCCCGCTTCGACTCCCCCCGCGATCGCAAGGAGGGCGGCCCCCGCCCCCAGCGCACCTACGCCGAGCGCGCTGCCGCGCGTGGAAACGAGCGTCCGGATTCCGCCTTCTCCAAGACCCGCCCCGACGGCAGCTTCAAGCCCCGCAGCGACTTCGAGGATCGGCCCCGGCCCTACGCCAAGCCCAAGCCCGAGGGCGCCGAACGGCCCCGCAAGACCTGGGAGGATCGCCCGGCCAAGCCCGAGGTGAAGGACACCCCGCGCCCCTGGAAGCCCAGCGTCAAGCCTGCGGGTAAGCCCGGCCCCAAGTACGGCGAAGGCCCCGCCAAGCCCTGGAAGAAGAAGGGCTGA